In Mastigocladopsis repens PCC 10914, a single window of DNA contains:
- a CDS encoding S-(hydroxymethyl)glutathione dehydrogenase/class III alcohol dehydrogenase — protein sequence MKVKAAVAYGSGQPLSIETVQLEGPRTGEVMVEIKASGVCHTDAYTLSGADPEGLFPAILGHEGAGVVVEVGAGVTSVKPGDHVIPLYTPECRQCEYCLSFKTNLCQAIRATQGRGVMPDGSSRFSVDGQMIHHYMGTSTFSNYTVLPEIAVAKIREDAPFDKVCYIGCGVTTGIGAVINTAKVEPGANVVVFGLGGIGLNVIQGARMVGANMIVGVDINPNKKALAEKFGMTHFVNPKEVQGDLVAYLVDLTKGGADYSFECIGNVNIMRQALECCHKGWGVSVIIGVAGAGEEIRTRPFQLVTGRVWKGSAFGGARGRTDVPKIVDWYMQGKINIDDLITHVMPIEQINDAFDLMHKGESIRSVVTFD from the coding sequence TTGAAAGTAAAAGCAGCAGTAGCTTATGGTTCCGGTCAACCGTTAAGTATTGAAACAGTTCAACTTGAGGGACCACGTACTGGGGAAGTGATGGTCGAGATAAAAGCCAGCGGAGTTTGTCATACTGATGCTTACACTCTTTCTGGTGCTGATCCCGAAGGTTTATTCCCTGCAATTTTAGGACATGAAGGTGCTGGTGTCGTTGTCGAGGTGGGGGCAGGTGTCACCAGTGTGAAGCCTGGGGATCATGTGATTCCCCTCTACACCCCAGAATGCCGCCAGTGCGAATATTGTTTAAGCTTCAAAACCAATCTCTGTCAGGCAATTCGCGCTACTCAAGGGCGCGGTGTCATGCCCGATGGCAGCAGTCGGTTCTCCGTTGATGGGCAGATGATCCATCATTACATGGGGACATCCACCTTTTCAAACTATACCGTATTGCCGGAAATAGCCGTGGCAAAAATTCGGGAGGATGCACCGTTTGACAAAGTTTGTTACATTGGCTGCGGTGTGACAACAGGCATTGGTGCAGTCATCAACACAGCCAAAGTCGAACCGGGAGCAAATGTGGTGGTTTTTGGTTTGGGCGGTATTGGCTTGAATGTCATCCAAGGAGCGCGGATGGTGGGAGCTAATATGATTGTGGGGGTAGATATCAATCCCAATAAGAAAGCTTTGGCAGAAAAATTTGGCATGACTCACTTCGTCAACCCCAAGGAAGTTCAAGGAGATTTGGTTGCTTATTTGGTTGACTTAACCAAAGGCGGTGCTGATTACAGTTTTGAATGCATCGGCAATGTGAATATTATGCGCCAAGCTTTAGAGTGCTGTCACAAAGGTTGGGGAGTCAGCGTAATTATCGGTGTTGCTGGTGCTGGCGAAGAGATTCGTACCCGTCCTTTCCAACTTGTGACTGGACGCGTTTGGAAAGGTTCGGCGTTCGGTGGGGCTAGAGGACGTACCGATGTTCCGAAAATTGTTGATTGGTATATGCAGGGGAAGATTAATATTGATGATTTGATTACCCATGTGATGCCTATTGAGCAAATCAACGATGCTTTTGATTTGATGCACAAGGGTGAGTCAATTCGGAGTGTGGTGACGTTTGATTAG
- the fghA gene encoding S-formylglutathione hydrolase encodes MTHLNLTSEYKSFGGKLGFYSHPSSTCNGEMRFAVYQPPQALEKPVPVLYFLSGLTCTQENFMVKSGAQYFAAKYGLILVAPDTSPRNTGIPGEDDDWDFGTGAGFFVDAIAEPWASHYKMYSYVVQELPALIAEHFPVQPDKQGIFGHSMGGHGALVCAMRNPQQYKSVSAFAPIAAPMRCPWGQKAFSRYLGKDKESWRAYDASELVKQVGYHSSILIDQGTADKFLQEQLLPEVFEQACAAVNQPLNLRYQEGYDHSYYFIASFIEDHIRHHALSMD; translated from the coding sequence ATGACTCATCTCAACCTCACATCAGAATACAAATCCTTCGGTGGCAAACTCGGCTTTTACTCTCATCCCTCCTCCACTTGTAACGGGGAAATGCGCTTTGCCGTTTACCAGCCACCGCAAGCGCTTGAGAAACCTGTGCCAGTTCTCTATTTCCTCTCCGGTTTGACTTGCACGCAAGAGAACTTTATGGTAAAATCCGGAGCACAATATTTTGCAGCAAAATATGGTTTAATACTCGTAGCACCGGATACTAGTCCCCGCAATACTGGCATTCCTGGTGAGGATGATGACTGGGACTTTGGCACGGGTGCTGGCTTTTTTGTGGATGCGATCGCTGAACCTTGGGCATCTCACTACAAAATGTACAGCTATGTTGTTCAAGAATTGCCTGCGTTGATTGCCGAGCATTTTCCTGTACAACCGGATAAACAAGGTATTTTCGGTCATTCAATGGGGGGACATGGTGCGCTTGTTTGCGCGATGAGAAATCCTCAGCAATACAAATCAGTCTCAGCTTTTGCACCCATCGCCGCACCTATGCGCTGTCCTTGGGGTCAAAAGGCGTTTAGCCGCTACCTTGGTAAGGATAAAGAAAGTTGGCGTGCCTACGATGCTAGTGAATTGGTCAAGCAAGTAGGATACCACAGTTCCATTCTTATCGACCAAGGTACAGCTGATAAATTTCTCCAAGAGCAGTTGTTACCTGAGGTGTTTGAGCAAGCTTGCGCGGCAGTGAATCAGCCGCTAAATTTGCGTTACCAGGAAGGCTATGACCATAGTTATTATTTCATAGCCAGTTTTATTGAGGATCACATCCGCCACCATGCGCTGTCAATGGATTGA
- a CDS encoding DUF6875 domain-containing protein gives MLLYTPIEIDQIQKDLPYLIEIQQWVHSFLAKPHHDLGRSGPVCPFVPHSLKSNNIQMGVIHAKNLEPQQVEEIVLRYRDIFLEIEPRDREIGINKAILLIFPELDIEETSKLIDGVQQKLKLFFVDVGLMLGEFHKRNETPGLHNPNFRPLRSPIPLLAIRFMVESDLPFLINADDPALRIKYLEAYLQRFGNEVRDNKNLNNARQALALAQEQIKQEKLLHSCCEYAVAK, from the coding sequence ATGCTACTCTATACACCTATTGAGATTGACCAGATCCAAAAAGACCTTCCCTACTTAATCGAGATTCAGCAATGGGTTCACAGTTTTTTGGCAAAACCTCATCATGATTTGGGTAGATCTGGTCCTGTTTGCCCTTTTGTACCTCACTCACTAAAATCAAACAACATCCAGATGGGAGTTATTCATGCTAAAAACTTGGAGCCCCAGCAAGTTGAAGAGATTGTTTTGCGCTACCGAGATATCTTCCTTGAAATAGAACCACGAGACAGAGAAATCGGCATAAATAAAGCCATATTACTTATCTTTCCTGAGCTTGATATAGAAGAGACTTCCAAACTCATTGATGGTGTTCAACAAAAACTCAAGCTTTTCTTTGTTGATGTAGGACTCATGCTAGGGGAATTTCACAAGCGTAATGAAACCCCTGGTCTACACAACCCAAACTTTCGTCCACTGCGTAGCCCCATTCCCCTCTTAGCTATCCGCTTTATGGTTGAATCCGATCTGCCTTTTCTGATAAATGCAGATGATCCTGCCTTACGTATTAAGTATCTCGAAGCTTATTTACAGCGTTTTGGTAATGAAGTGAGAGATAACAAAAATTTAAACAATGCTCGTCAGGCATTGGCGTTAGCACAAGAGCAAATTAAACAAGAAAAGCTATTGCATTCATGTTGTGAATATGCAGTAGCAAAGTAG
- a CDS encoding peroxiredoxin, which produces MALHLGDTVPNFTQASSHGEVDFYQWAGDSWVVLFSHPADYTPVCTTELGQVAKLKPEFDKRNVKVIALSVDDVESHKGWIGDIEETQNATLNYPILADADRKVSDLYDMIHPNANALLTVRTVFIIDPNKKLRLSLTYPPSTGRNFDEILRVIDSLQLTDNYSVATPADWKDGDDCVIVPSLKDPEVLKQKFPKGYEEVKPYLRMTPQPNK; this is translated from the coding sequence ATGGCTCTCCATCTAGGCGACACAGTACCAAACTTTACCCAAGCCTCCTCACATGGCGAAGTAGACTTTTACCAATGGGCTGGCGACAGCTGGGTTGTGCTTTTCTCTCACCCCGCAGACTACACACCTGTTTGCACAACAGAGTTAGGGCAAGTTGCTAAACTCAAGCCAGAATTTGACAAGCGCAACGTCAAAGTCATAGCCCTCAGCGTTGACGATGTTGAATCCCACAAAGGATGGATTGGGGACATTGAGGAAACTCAAAACGCCACCCTCAACTATCCTATTTTGGCTGACGCGGATCGTAAGGTTTCTGACCTTTACGACATGATTCACCCGAACGCCAATGCATTGTTGACTGTGCGTACTGTCTTCATTATCGACCCCAACAAGAAACTGCGTCTGAGCTTAACCTATCCCCCTAGCACCGGACGCAACTTTGATGAAATTCTGCGGGTGATTGATTCGCTACAGTTGACTGACAACTACAGCGTAGCAACACCAGCCGATTGGAAAGACGGCGATGACTGCGTCATTGTTCCTTCACTCAAAGATCCAGAAGTGCTGAAGCAGAAATTCCCCAAAGGGTATGAAGAAGTTAAGCCTTACTTGCGGATGACTCCTCAACCTAATAAGTAA
- the hpsP gene encoding hormogonium polysaccharide biosynthesis glycosyltransferase HpsP — protein MRVLQIVPSISLIYGGPSQMVLGLAPALARQGVEVTVLTTDSNGDTGQKPLDVPLNCPVEQDGYQIIYFRCSPFRRYKFSIDLLRWLNLHAHEFDLAHIHALFSPVSSFAATVCRRQKLPYILRPLGTLDPADLRKKRQLKQLYAAILERTNLAGAAAIHFTSVQEAKVSERFGVSTRDLVIPLGVNPIQTGGEEVCSKLGIPEDAPLVLFMSRIDPKKGLNLLLPALEVLLAEGLNFHFVLAGTNPQDPNYEEKIKSQIETSALRSHTTITGFVTGELKSALLQAADVFVLPSYYENFGIAVAEAMAAGISVIISDQVHICQEVRDSESGWVGTTDVSDLSELLRIALQNPSERQRRGLHAKEYALKNYSWDAIARQTIEAYNQILSHLDVQ, from the coding sequence ATGCGAGTTCTACAAATTGTCCCCTCAATTTCCCTAATTTACGGTGGTCCTAGTCAAATGGTACTAGGACTAGCTCCCGCATTGGCAAGGCAAGGAGTAGAAGTTACAGTTCTGACAACCGATAGTAATGGTGATACTGGTCAAAAACCGTTGGATGTTCCCTTAAATTGCCCAGTCGAGCAAGATGGCTATCAAATAATTTACTTCCGTTGCTCTCCCTTTCGGCGCTACAAATTCTCTATAGACTTACTTAGGTGGTTAAATCTTCACGCCCATGAGTTTGACTTAGCCCATATTCATGCTCTATTTTCCCCTGTTAGCAGTTTTGCTGCAACTGTGTGTCGCAGGCAAAAGCTACCATACATTTTGCGTCCTTTGGGAACTCTAGATCCCGCTGATTTACGTAAAAAAAGGCAACTAAAACAGCTTTATGCTGCAATTTTAGAACGTACAAATTTAGCTGGTGCAGCCGCCATTCACTTTACCAGTGTTCAGGAAGCCAAAGTATCAGAAAGATTTGGGGTATCGACACGAGATTTGGTGATTCCTTTAGGTGTGAACCCCATTCAGACAGGGGGAGAAGAGGTTTGTAGTAAGTTGGGAATACCAGAGGATGCACCTTTGGTACTGTTTATGTCTCGTATTGACCCGAAAAAGGGGTTGAATCTGCTGCTTCCAGCCTTAGAGGTGCTTTTAGCTGAAGGCTTAAATTTTCACTTCGTCCTAGCTGGAACTAATCCCCAAGACCCGAATTACGAAGAAAAGATTAAATCGCAGATCGAAACTTCAGCACTGCGATCGCACACTACTATCACTGGCTTTGTCACAGGTGAATTGAAATCTGCGCTTCTGCAAGCTGCTGATGTATTCGTTTTGCCGTCGTATTATGAAAATTTCGGTATTGCTGTAGCTGAAGCAATGGCGGCAGGAATTTCAGTTATAATATCAGACCAAGTGCATATTTGTCAAGAAGTGCGTGATAGTGAGTCGGGATGGGTAGGTACAACAGATGTATCAGACCTCAGCGAATTACTTCGTATAGCTTTACAAAATCCCTCAGAACGCCAACGGCGGGGGTTACATGCCAAAGAGTATGCATTGAAAAATTACAGTTGGGATGCGATCGCTCGTCAGACCATTGAGGCGTATAATCAAATCTTGTCCCACTTAGACGTACAATAA
- the hpsO gene encoding hormogonium polysaccharide biosynthesis glycosyltransferase HpsO produces the protein MKILVASHTYIVDLNCEKLRILSQLEPRIEVTVVVPKKWKPGGVQNKIIETQYREEGKFRIVPVSNFSQNHQGLLTFGADLISLLRKFRPHIIQVEQGSRGLAYAEMITLNQLLGLKAKNLFFTWWNLPYELKFPVSLLEKYNLTHSHGIISGNQDGAEILRQRGYKGSIKVMPQLGVDETLFTPTPQPELATQLGIKPGDFVVGFVGRFVQEKGLLTLLNALVTLKDKSWKFLLLGRGPLQSEFMNKAAENNIQDRIILVESVPHNEVPKYINLMSTLVLPSETNDKLKNLTSVGWKEQFGHVLIEAMACKVAVIGSNSGEIPYVIGDAGLIFPEGDVQSLSHCIVQLMEKPEFAKNLGEMGYQKAMTQYTNKALAKKQLEFYQELVSQ, from the coding sequence ATGAAAATCTTAGTAGCAAGCCACACTTATATTGTAGACCTAAACTGTGAAAAATTACGCATTTTATCTCAACTAGAACCTAGAATTGAAGTCACAGTTGTCGTTCCAAAAAAGTGGAAACCTGGTGGAGTTCAAAATAAAATTATTGAAACTCAATACCGTGAGGAAGGCAAATTTCGCATAGTCCCGGTTTCTAACTTTAGTCAAAATCATCAAGGGCTTCTGACCTTTGGCGCTGATTTAATATCTTTATTGCGGAAATTTCGCCCCCACATTATCCAGGTAGAACAAGGCTCTAGGGGACTGGCTTATGCTGAGATGATTACCTTAAATCAGCTATTAGGACTCAAGGCAAAAAACTTATTTTTTACCTGGTGGAATCTACCTTATGAACTGAAATTTCCAGTTTCTTTGTTAGAAAAATATAACTTAACCCACAGCCACGGCATCATTTCAGGAAATCAAGATGGTGCAGAAATTTTACGACAACGTGGATATAAAGGTTCAATCAAAGTTATGCCTCAACTGGGTGTAGATGAAACTCTGTTTACTCCCACGCCACAACCAGAGTTAGCAACTCAGTTGGGAATTAAACCCGGTGATTTTGTTGTGGGATTTGTCGGACGTTTTGTTCAAGAAAAGGGTTTACTGACTCTTTTAAATGCCCTAGTTACTCTGAAAGATAAATCTTGGAAGTTTTTGCTTTTAGGGCGTGGTCCGTTGCAGTCAGAATTCATGAACAAAGCAGCAGAAAATAATATTCAAGACAGAATCATTTTGGTAGAAAGTGTCCCACATAATGAAGTACCAAAGTACATTAATTTAATGAGTACTTTAGTCCTACCATCAGAAACAAACGACAAGCTGAAAAATCTAACTTCTGTTGGCTGGAAAGAACAATTTGGTCATGTACTCATTGAAGCAATGGCTTGCAAAGTAGCTGTCATTGGTTCTAATTCCGGTGAAATTCCCTATGTTATTGGTGATGCTGGATTAATATTTCCTGAAGGGGATGTCCAATCGCTATCTCATTGCATAGTTCAACTTATGGAAAAACCAGAATTTGCTAAAAATTTAGGCGAAATGGGTTATCAAAAAGCAATGACTCAGTACACCAATAAAGCCTTGGCAAAAAAGCAATTGGAGTTTTATCAAGAACTTGTTAGTCAGTAG
- the hpsN gene encoding hormogonium polysaccharide biosynthesis glycosyltransferase HpsN, which yields MNFPLISVIIPTYCREEPLRDSLEDVLKQDYPNYEVLVVDQTPKHQPEMEAYLEELAAASKIRWFRLNWASLPGARNYAVRRSAGEIILFIDDDVQLTPGFLAAHAKNYLEKPEVGSVAGRVFDRMKLGDSGGKLQIEYLPPQAMDPGIAWYHIDLVHTIKPQEVLTARGCNMSFRREIFTKYRLRFDERFRGSAVREESDFCLRVRQTGYKIWYDPEAYLVHLGEETGGCHDISMRSLQYQLTFYHNHFLMGLKNLTANQALRLYARLFDCHVLGRPPCHKSGSPIKIVTRGIFYSLGFLKALGTVIQSTWNDGQVYTRMDEQVKSI from the coding sequence ATGAATTTTCCGTTAATTTCTGTAATTATCCCAACCTACTGTCGTGAGGAACCACTGCGCGATAGCCTCGAAGATGTGCTCAAACAGGACTACCCAAATTATGAAGTTTTGGTTGTAGATCAAACTCCGAAACATCAGCCAGAAATGGAAGCTTATTTAGAGGAATTAGCCGCAGCAAGCAAAATCAGGTGGTTCCGCTTGAATTGGGCAAGTTTGCCAGGAGCGCGTAATTATGCAGTGCGGCGTTCAGCGGGTGAAATCATTTTATTTATTGATGATGATGTGCAGTTAACCCCAGGATTTTTAGCAGCTCATGCAAAAAACTATTTGGAAAAACCAGAGGTGGGATCTGTCGCTGGACGGGTATTTGACAGAATGAAATTAGGTGACTCTGGGGGAAAATTGCAGATTGAATATCTTCCTCCCCAGGCGATGGACCCAGGAATTGCTTGGTATCATATAGATTTAGTGCATACAATTAAACCCCAAGAAGTTCTGACAGCAAGGGGTTGTAATATGTCCTTTCGCCGCGAAATTTTTACCAAATACAGACTGAGATTTGATGAGAGATTTCGCGGTAGTGCGGTGCGAGAAGAATCTGATTTTTGTTTAAGGGTGCGGCAGACCGGATATAAGATTTGGTACGACCCAGAGGCATACTTGGTGCATTTAGGGGAAGAGACGGGCGGTTGCCATGATATTAGTATGCGCTCTCTCCAGTATCAACTCACTTTCTACCACAACCATTTCTTAATGGGGCTGAAAAACCTCACAGCCAACCAAGCTTTACGCCTCTACGCGCGTTTATTTGACTGTCATGTCCTCGGACGCCCCCCTTGTCACAAAAGCGGTTCCCCCATCAAAATTGTGACTCGCGGCATTTTCTACTCTTTAGGTTTTTTGAAAGCTTTAGGTACTGTCATTCAATCAACTTGGAATGATGGTCAAGTTTACACTCGCATGGATGAACAAGTTAAAAGTATTTAA
- the hpsL gene encoding hormogonium polysaccharide biosynthesis protein HpsL — protein MLTSKFKSNKYKKSKKQQSPETPTLSLKERLAQKRKAAQTRKEFTSFLTPVVFTSIFFGILLAFVGGIKAAVPGVLGIMTLALSYKYPRQALFAFLIYVPFGGTITYYIGNSPVLQLAKDSFYIPALIALWQMCRKQRLPLIIPQAIKTPLLILLGICLLVFLFVNGLQQLNPPSVGLLENPSNEKPVLMGILGLKVFLGYVPLISCAYYLIRNKRDFLFLSRLQVVVILTCCALGFIQYLLLVKGICQGTRNLEGAALFKASIEARCYFGGSLIYSPEQGVIRLPGTFVAPWQWAWFLISSTFFAFASGFSDPSRIWRVLSLGSMAAVFINAVISGQRIALALVPVCFVALLLLTGQIRNLKRFIPVGVGLVIILGIAMVTNPAVVEERTASLTSRWEASPPQEFIMQQFEDVWKNLDGPLGSGLGRATNSARALGETKLLETYYPKVLYEVGPLGLLAFIALVTSLTIACFHTYRSIKNRNFRIYAAALWVFILFISYNTYYYPLDVDPVAVYYWFFAGVLLKLPEIDKQERLQEAQAKGVQGNKSRGSRGR, from the coding sequence ATGCTGACATCAAAATTCAAATCCAATAAATACAAAAAATCAAAAAAGCAGCAGAGTCCGGAAACTCCAACTCTTAGCCTTAAAGAACGTTTAGCCCAAAAGCGCAAAGCTGCACAGACACGAAAAGAATTCACTAGTTTTTTGACCCCCGTCGTTTTTACCAGTATCTTCTTTGGTATTCTTCTAGCTTTTGTAGGTGGAATTAAGGCAGCAGTTCCTGGTGTATTGGGAATCATGACTCTAGCTTTGTCCTACAAATATCCCCGCCAAGCCCTTTTTGCCTTCCTTATTTACGTACCATTCGGGGGTACTATCACTTACTACATTGGTAATAGTCCAGTCCTCCAATTAGCAAAAGACTCCTTCTACATTCCAGCCCTGATTGCACTGTGGCAGATGTGCCGTAAGCAGAGGCTACCCCTAATTATTCCCCAAGCTATTAAAACTCCACTGTTGATTTTGCTGGGCATATGTCTATTAGTATTTTTGTTTGTCAACGGTTTGCAGCAACTTAACCCGCCTTCCGTGGGTCTGTTGGAAAACCCATCTAATGAAAAACCTGTTTTGATGGGAATTTTGGGTTTGAAAGTATTTTTAGGCTATGTACCCCTGATCAGTTGTGCTTACTATCTCATTCGTAACAAGCGGGATTTTCTATTTTTGTCGCGCTTACAAGTTGTCGTCATACTTACTTGCTGTGCGCTGGGATTTATTCAATATTTATTACTAGTAAAGGGGATATGTCAAGGCACTAGAAATTTAGAAGGAGCCGCCTTATTCAAAGCATCAATTGAAGCTCGGTGTTACTTTGGTGGTTCTCTTATTTATAGCCCCGAACAAGGGGTGATTCGTCTACCAGGAACCTTTGTTGCTCCCTGGCAATGGGCATGGTTCTTGATTTCCAGCACCTTTTTTGCCTTTGCCTCTGGCTTTAGTGACCCCTCTCGCATCTGGCGGGTTCTCAGTTTAGGTTCTATGGCAGCAGTCTTTATCAATGCAGTGATCTCTGGGCAGAGAATAGCCCTAGCATTGGTACCTGTGTGCTTCGTAGCTTTGCTATTGTTGACAGGTCAAATTCGCAACCTCAAACGGTTTATCCCCGTAGGAGTTGGACTCGTCATTATTTTAGGAATTGCAATGGTGACTAATCCCGCCGTTGTGGAAGAGAGGACAGCAAGTCTAACTAGTCGCTGGGAAGCTTCACCTCCACAAGAGTTTATCATGCAGCAATTTGAGGACGTTTGGAAGAATTTAGATGGTCCGTTAGGAAGTGGGTTAGGTCGCGCCACTAATTCTGCCCGTGCGCTAGGTGAAACAAAACTGCTAGAAACTTACTATCCTAAAGTACTTTATGAAGTTGGACCTTTGGGACTACTGGCGTTTATAGCTTTAGTCACAAGTTTAACAATCGCTTGCTTCCATACTTATCGTTCAATAAAGAACCGTAATTTCCGCATTTACGCAGCTGCTTTATGGGTGTTTATATTGTTTATTAGCTACAACACCTACTACTATCCTCTGGATGTCGATCCAGTAGCTGTCTATTACTGGTTTTTTGCTGGAGTTTTGTTGAAATTGCCAGAAATAGACAAGCAAGAAAGACTACAAGAGGCACAAGCAAAAGGGGTGCAGGGGAACAAGAGTAGGGGAAGTAGGGGAAGATGA
- the glmM gene encoding phosphoglucosamine mutase, with translation MVSYITRTQGGISGSSASEVDESEKKVNESGFGLHLISLPATPLFGTDGIRGRVGELLSAPLALQVGFWAGTVLRSHASNPGPIILGQDSRNSSDMLAMSLSAGLTAAGLEVWHLGLCPTPCVAYLTSVTDAIGGLMISASHNPPEDNGIKIFGADGMKLSQGLQTEIEAGVRGMASAHCSHYGRHYSRLDLVGNYVEALKKPLRGAINFQGMKIVLDLAWGAVVGLAPSVFEEMGAEVICLHNQPDGDRINVNCGSTHLEILQAAVKEHNADLGFAFDGDADRVLAVDNTGRQVNGDYILYLWGRCLQQKQELPHNLIVSTVMANLGFERAWNQAGGQFIRTAVGDQYVQAEMLRTGGMLGGEQSGHILCRHYGMTGDGLLTALHLAALVQQAGVPLSEMVDQSFQTYPQLLRNVRVEDRSKRLGWKENQPLQQAIARAEAAMGDSGRVLVRASGTEPLIRVMVEAEAAELVNYWTNELVTQVQQHIAV, from the coding sequence ATGGTTTCGTACATAACTCGGACTCAAGGTGGCATCTCTGGGAGTTCTGCTTCCGAAGTTGATGAATCGGAAAAGAAAGTTAATGAAAGCGGTTTCGGGCTTCACTTAATATCACTTCCAGCAACACCCCTATTTGGTACAGATGGTATTCGGGGAAGAGTGGGAGAATTGCTGAGTGCGCCCTTGGCATTGCAAGTGGGCTTTTGGGCAGGTACTGTTTTACGTAGCCATGCTTCAAACCCAGGACCGATTATCCTCGGACAGGACTCCAGAAACTCCAGCGATATGCTGGCAATGTCCTTGAGTGCAGGGTTGACAGCAGCGGGGTTAGAAGTTTGGCATTTAGGACTATGTCCTACTCCCTGCGTTGCATATCTCACCAGCGTCACCGATGCCATAGGCGGACTCATGATTTCTGCTAGCCACAACCCGCCAGAAGACAACGGCATTAAAATTTTTGGCGCGGATGGTATGAAGCTATCCCAAGGGTTGCAAACAGAAATAGAGGCAGGAGTGCGGGGTATGGCTTCTGCTCATTGTAGTCATTACGGACGGCATTACTCGCGCTTAGACTTAGTAGGAAATTATGTCGAGGCGTTGAAAAAACCGCTGCGTGGTGCCATAAATTTTCAGGGCATGAAAATTGTTTTAGATTTGGCATGGGGAGCAGTCGTTGGTCTAGCACCATCTGTATTTGAGGAGATGGGGGCAGAGGTGATTTGCTTGCATAACCAACCAGATGGCGATCGCATTAATGTCAACTGCGGTTCCACTCACCTAGAAATTCTGCAAGCTGCCGTAAAAGAACACAATGCTGACTTGGGCTTTGCCTTTGATGGCGATGCTGACCGGGTTTTGGCTGTAGACAATACCGGAAGGCAAGTCAATGGCGATTACATCCTCTACCTGTGGGGACGTTGCTTACAGCAAAAGCAAGAACTGCCCCATAACCTGATTGTTTCCACTGTCATGGCAAACTTAGGTTTTGAGAGGGCATGGAACCAAGCTGGAGGTCAGTTCATTCGCACAGCAGTAGGCGACCAGTACGTCCAGGCGGAAATGCTGCGGACTGGAGGAATGCTTGGGGGCGAACAATCCGGTCACATCCTTTGCCGTCACTATGGCATGACTGGAGATGGTTTGTTAACAGCTTTACACTTAGCAGCTTTGGTACAACAAGCTGGCGTTCCCCTATCAGAAATGGTGGATCAAAGCTTTCAAACCTATCCGCAACTGTTGCGGAATGTACGAGTCGAAGACAGATCCAAGCGTTTGGGGTGGAAAGAGAACCAACCTCTGCAACAGGCGATCGCCCGCGCCGAAGCCGCAATGGGTGATTCTGGTAGAGTTTTAGTCCGTGCCTCTGGTACAGAGCCACTCATCCGAGTTATGGTAGAAGCCGAAGCCGCCGAACTTGTTAATTACTGGACAAATGAATTAGTGACACAGGTTCAACAACACATTGCAGTCTAA
- a CDS encoding biliverdin-producing heme oxygenase, with protein sequence MSSNLATKLRVGTKKAHTMAENVGFVKCFLKGVVEKNSYRKLVANFYFIYSAMEEEMEKHRNHPIVSKINFPQLHRKHSLEEDLSYYYGGNWREQIQLSPAGEAYVQRIREISEKEPELLIAHSYTRYLGDLSGGQILKGIAQTAMNLCDGQGLAFYEFDDIADEKGFKAKYRQALDELPIDDATGDCIVNEANAAFGMNMKMFQELEGNLVKAIGQMLYNSITRRRTRGSTELATAE encoded by the coding sequence ATGAGCAGCAATTTAGCAACAAAATTGCGTGTAGGCACGAAAAAAGCCCACACAATGGCAGAAAATGTTGGTTTTGTCAAGTGTTTTTTAAAAGGAGTGGTAGAAAAAAACTCCTATCGGAAGCTGGTGGCTAACTTCTACTTCATCTACTCTGCAATGGAAGAGGAGATGGAGAAGCACCGCAATCATCCGATTGTTTCAAAAATAAATTTTCCTCAACTTCACCGTAAGCATAGTCTAGAGGAAGACTTGAGCTACTACTACGGTGGAAACTGGCGGGAGCAAATCCAACTATCTCCAGCTGGTGAAGCTTACGTGCAGCGCATCCGGGAAATATCTGAAAAAGAACCCGAACTGTTAATTGCCCACTCTTACACCCGATACCTCGGAGACTTATCCGGTGGACAAATTCTCAAAGGTATTGCCCAAACTGCAATGAACCTTTGCGATGGACAAGGTCTCGCCTTCTATGAATTTGATGACATTGCTGATGAGAAGGGATTCAAAGCTAAGTATCGTCAGGCGTTGGATGAACTGCCAATAGATGATGCTACAGGCGATTGCATTGTCAATGAAGCAAATGCTGCCTTTGGCATGAACATGAAGATGTTCCAAGAATTGGAAGGCAATCTCGTTAAAGCCATTGGGCAAATGCTGTACAATAGCATCACACGGCGTCGCACACGCGGTAGCACCGAACTGGCAACTGCTGAGTAA